The Streptomyces sp. Je 1-332 genome has a window encoding:
- a CDS encoding copper chaperone PCu(A)C: protein MNRRTLIGGAMALTAGLALAGCSDSSGDKGDGAASDKPELKVAGAFMPEPAMDTMASGFFTVTNKGGADKLTSVTSGIAKKVTLHSTKGNAMKEQKSFDVPANGELDFARGANHLMFEELEHKPKEGDKVAVTLHFEKSDPIDIEVPVKAATYNPKPGKHASH, encoded by the coding sequence GTGAACCGCCGCACTCTCATCGGTGGCGCCATGGCGCTGACGGCCGGGCTCGCCCTGGCGGGCTGCTCTGACTCGTCCGGCGACAAGGGCGACGGCGCGGCTTCGGACAAGCCCGAGCTCAAGGTCGCCGGCGCCTTCATGCCCGAGCCCGCCATGGACACCATGGCCTCCGGGTTCTTCACCGTCACGAACAAGGGCGGGGCCGACAAGCTCACCTCGGTGACCAGCGGGATCGCGAAGAAGGTCACGCTGCACAGCACCAAGGGCAACGCGATGAAGGAGCAGAAGTCGTTCGACGTGCCCGCGAACGGCGAGCTCGACTTCGCGCGAGGTGCCAACCACCTCATGTTCGAGGAACTCGAGCACAAGCCGAAGGAGGGCGACAAGGTCGCGGTGACGCTGCACTTCGAGAAGTCGGACCCGATCGACATTGAGGTTCCGGTGAAGGCCGCCACGTACAACCCCAAGCCCGGCAAGCACGCGTCGCACTGA